AAAGTGAAGCCCAAGATTAGGGCCGCGGCAATGGTTGCGATGAGTCCACCCAGTTGAAGGTAGTTCACCTTTGTGGTGACGCCCGTGAAAGGTCTGGTGTTCTCTGGCCCCACGTTCTGCGAAGACGTAGACGACTGCCCATATAGAAGCCGTTTCAGTGCCGATCTGGACTCCCAGCCCTCGATCTGGCGTCTAGTTGCCTGGTGTGTCGGATCTCGACGATCAGGGTGATCGATAAGAAGCTTCTCCTCCTCAATCAAACGCACCGCAACCGCAGGTTCAACTCGCATGGTCAAACGCGGACCGTTCTCGAAGTACAGTTCCGGGATGACGGGGGCTTCCTTTTGTCGGCTTGAGGAGAATCCGCCTCGCGCAGGAACTCCGGCACAGTAGATGCGCTTTGGCGGGGTGTCCGATCCACCGGTAAGGGGATACGAACCATAGTTCGGTTGCCGAGCCGAACGCACACCAGTCGGCACCTCGTCCGGAACTTTGGATTCTTCCTTAGACAAGGAAGGAACTGTCACCAAATACAGGCCGTAACTAGATTCTGCCTCCCGTAACGCGGCCCATCCCACCAGGTAAGTGCGGATGTGATTACGGACAGTTATCCCGGTCTGCTGGACCGTCACCGATGGCCAAGCCCAGAGGAACCATGTGAAGTAACAGAGCGCAAGTGCGATAGCCGCGGCGGCGATACCGCTGGCGGGACCATCGGAACCCCACACCATGACGACAAAAAGCAGGCCGAATGCGCCGACGACCACTGCGCCCACCTGACCGGTTCGTGATCGCAAGACAAGTTGATAGTTCACAACAAGAGCCTACACATACGCGCACAGGCAAACCTGCCGGGCCCCGAGCATCGACCGGTTAAGAATCACGACGACTTCACACCCCGAGCGGGCACACTCTGGACGGCACCGCTAGCCGAACGCACCGCGATTACTGGGCCACCGAAGATGGAGAGATCAAGAAGGATGAAACAAAGGACCCGAGTCCAGTCACGACACGCTCTCGCGTAGCCACGACCGGGCTCGGGCCCCTCAGCTTATTCAGCCAGGCGAAACGCTCTACTTCATGTAGCCGATGTTCTCAGCCTGAACGTTCGACAGACCGAATGCACCGAAGTTCGCGAGGTTCGCGGGTACCGCGGTCATTTCCATGCGCTGGTAAATCGGCAGAACCATGCCGTTCTCCCAGATCAGCTTGTCAACTTCGTTGGTCATCTCAACGCGCTTGTCGTGGTCGGGTTCAACAGCGATCTTTGCGGCCAGTTCCTCAATCTCTGGAACACAGACGTTAGCGAAGTTCGAACCGCCATTGCGACCAAAGTTGCCGTCGCCATTCTCACCACAGCTGTAGATCTGTCCGATGTTAGCCATCGGGTACGGGGTGCCCTGCCAACCGAATGCCACTACGCCAAACTTGCCGGGGAAGACGTACTCTTCCCAGAACTCATCAGAGGAGACGTTCTTGATGGTGACCTCGACCCCGATCTCAGCAAGCTGAGACTGAAGCAGTTCACCCTCGGTCTTCGAGGTAGAGATGTCAGGCATCATGACGTATTCCATCGTGAGCTTGTCACCAGCGTCGTTGGTACGGACAGTGTCGCCGTCCTTCAGCTTCCAACCGAGTTCGTCAAGTTCCTTCTGAGCGCGCTCCGGATCGTAGCCGAACTCAGAGCCGTTGTCCTGGTAGCCTTCTTGTCCCGGCATGAAGAAGTGGTTCTCAAGAACCAGATCAGCGGGGACCAGGTCCGGGATACCGGCGAGGTCGGCCTCAGTGATGGATGCACGGTCGACGCCGCGGCTGACAGCAACACGCACTGCGGGATCCGAAATGGCCGGGGTATCACCATTGAAGGTGAAGTGACGCCAGGTCAGGCCACCGGCGCGGCGAATCTCAGCGTCCGCGCGGGTCTCAGCCTGCAGGTACTGCTGGGCGTCGATGATGCCCTCGAGAACATCGACCTCACCGTTCGCGAAGCCTGCGGCAGAGGTAGCGGGATCAGCGGCGCGGAATGAGACCGAATCAAGCAGCGGAGCCTCACCCCACCACTTTTCGTTCGGCTCAAGGTAAACGGTCTGCTGAGCCTCGTCGACGCTCGCGAACTTGTAGGGGCCGGCCCACCACTTGTTGTCTGGGGTTGACCAAGCGGTATTGAATGTATCGGCATCCGAAACACCGCTGGCCGGGTACACCTCTGAGAGCGCTGCAGACCAGTCGGGGAAGACATCCTTGAAGTCGATCACAACGTCATACTCGGTGTCACCCTGAGAAACGGATTCCCAGTGGTCCCAACCATCACGGGATGCACACTCGAAAGCGGAAACCTCGCCGGCCTCTTCCTCAACCGCGTCCGTATCCTCGGTTGCGTCAGACTCAGCTACATCGCCCTCATCAGAAGCAACGCCGCAAGCCTTTCCGGTTGCCTCATAATCTTTCCAGGTGATCGGCGTATCGTCGCCCCAGATGGCCTTCTCGTTCAGGTGCAGGATGACCTGCTGCTTGCCGTTCGGCGCCTCATCCCCCACCTTCAGCTCGTAGTCCTTAACGTAGTTAGGATTCGGAACGAAGGATGCGTCAGCGGCGTAGATCCAGTTACGAACGCCGGTGAAGTTACCGATTCGGTTGTTGTCCACGTTGTTACCGGCCTGGTGAATTGGGTTCCAGTAGGTAGGCATTGCCGAGATCGTCTGGCGGAGTTCTCCGCCCTGAGCAAGCGCGTCGCGCGGCTGGGGGTTGATTCCCGGGTTGTCGCTGATGACTGTGTCGCCATCAGTTTCCAGCGCGCCTGCGTTATCGCCGCTCTGACCGCTTTGTCCGCCTCCGCTGGAGGAACAACCGGCTAGTGCCAGTGCCCCTGCGGCGGCAACTGCTGCGAGGCCATAGACCTTGCGTCGCATCAAATACCTCCAAATAGAGATTTACAGAAATCTTTCGGTCCAGCCCAAGGCGCAGACCTTGTTCGCCAGAAGCACGGCTTCAAGGGGCGAACATTGTGTTGGTCTCCATCACAGAGGAATCCCCGTGTGTGCCCACACAATCGAGTAAACATTAGACCAAGTGAGTGGCCCGGTCCCCTCCACCGGTAACTTTCGCCGCCGAAACGTAACCTAAACGATCAAAACTGAGAGCCGGGTTACAAGGCCCTATCCGAAATATGAGACTGCCCCGGCAGGCCATAAGGTCCAACTCGGGGCAGTTTCAGGTGGGTAAGAAACCTAATGTCCGGTCGCAGACTCGTTTCCTATATCCCGTGCAGAGTCGGTATGTCGCAAGGCAAGCAAAACGAAGACACCCCGGGGGTGCGGGCTCGCTGCGCAGGACAGGGGCCGATCTGCGGCACAGGACACTAGATCGCGACTGGATTTGCCTCCGGAGCAAGGATCGAGTTCGCTAACGAATCTGGCGCATCGTTTGGTGCGAAGACGTTAATGGACTCCGGGTAATGGCATGCAGTTACCAGGTCCACGCCCTCTGCCCGCGGGATCAACTCCGGGCTAACATCCTCGCACTTCTTCTGTTTATCGGCGGGGAGCATTCGGTAGAGAGGGCACCTAGTTCTGAATCGACAACCCGAAGGAGGATTGGCTGGCGAGGGGAGATCACCCGAGAGGATTATGCGACTCCTGGATCTCTCCAGTTCAGGATCGGGCACCGGGATGGCCGATAGTAGCGCCTGGGTGTAGGGGTGACGTGGATGTTTGAAAACCTCCTCAACGTCGCCGCTCTCCACAATCTTGCCGAGATACATAACCGAAACCCGATCGGCGATGTGCCTAACAACCGACAGATCGTGAGCCACGAAAAGGTAGGACAGCCCCAGCCTCGATTTAAGGTCATCCAGCAGGTTTATAACACCCGCCTGAATCGACACGTCAAGCGCGGAGACGGGCTCATCAAGAACCAGCAAGCTCGGCTCCAGTGCCAGTGCACGGGCGATACCGATTCTCTGTCGTTGCCCCCCAGAGAAGTGCCGCGGGTACCGGTTGAGGTGCGCTTTTTCCAGCCCGACTAGTTCAATAAGCTCGTTGACACGCTCACGCGTCTGCTTCTTTGAAAAACCGTTGTACTTGAGTGGTTCACCGATAATGTCTGAGATCGGCATACGGGGGTCAAGCGATGCCATTGGGTCCTGGAAGACTACCTGAAGGTCCTTACGAACCTCCTTCTTCTCTGAACGAGTGAGATGGGAGGTGTCATGCCCCAAAACGACAATGCTTCCGCCCTCGGGCTTAACGAGATCCAAAATCTCAAGGAGAGTCGTCGTTTTGCCACAGCCCGATTCGCCGACCAGTCCCATGGTTTCGCCAGACTTGATAGTGAAGGAGATGTCGTCGACCGCGTAGACGGTACCGACACGCCTCTTGAACACCGCGCCCTTCATTAGGGGGAAGTACTTCCGCAACTCCTCGACCTTCAGTACGTCCTCACGCAGATCGCGGTCGCGCCGCCCCGACTCGCGGTCGATATGACGCGGAATCGGATAAATGTCCTTATAGGTCCACTCATGCTCGCCGATCTCCGATGCCCTGATGCAGGCAGAGGTATGAATCGACCCGCCAAGTTCGCCGTGACTTAGCTCAGTGTCACCGGGCTGGCTGTCCTCTGTTCTTCGGTTGTCATCAGCTACCGGCAACAAGACTGGTTCGCCATTCAAGCAAGCTGCGGTCGCGATCGGACACCGCGGTGCGAACGGACATCCAGTCGGCTTCTTCAGCATCGACGGAGGGTTTCCATCAAGAGTGGCGAGCGCACTATCCGACTTCTCATCAGGACGAGGAAGGGCCCCCAACAGTCCGATCGTATAAGGCATGCGCGCACGGTAGAAGATATCGTTCACTTCGCCAAACTCGACAACGCGCCCCGCATACATCACCGCGACGCGGTCAGCGATTCCAGCCACGACGCCCAAGTCATGCGTAATCATGATGACCGCTGCACCGGTCTCTTTTTGAGCTGTCTTTAGCAGCTCAAGCACCTGCGCCTGGATCGTCACATCCAGAGCCGTCGTCGGTTCGTCGCAAATGATCAGATCAGGGTCATTGGCGATTGCCATTGCAATCATCACACGCTGGCGCATTCCGCCTGAGAACTCATGCGGGAAGGACTTGAAACGCACTTCAGGGTTCGGAATCCCGACCATCTCTAGGAGTTCCATGGCCCGTGCCTCAGCGTTGCTCTTGCTCAGCTTCTGATGAATTTGAAGGGCCTCAACCAGCTGATAGCCGATGGTGTAAACCGGGGTGAGGGCCGACAGCGGGTCTTGGAAAACCATCGACAAGACCTTGCCACGGATGTTCGACATGTACTCGTCGGAACGGCCCAGTATCTCCGTTCCGAACAGCTTGACAGAGCCCTCAACCTTGGCGTTGTCGTCCAGCAACCCCATGATCGCCATGGAGGTAACAGACTTGCCAGATCCCGATTCACCCACGATCCCCAGGACTTCTCCGTTGCCCAGTTCAAAGTTGATACCTCGGACTGCGTGAACTCGTCCGTCCTCTGACGGGAACGTCACGTGGAGGTCCTTGACCTCGAGCACCGGCTTGCCACTAGAGGGTTCTGGAAGCGCAGCGCTCTCAAATGGAAGCTTGTCTTTGCTTCGCTTGCTCATGCCTCTCCTCCTGACTGCGAAGTCGGGTCTATGGCGTCTCGGAGCCCATCTCCCATGAAGTTAATGAAGACCAGCATCAGGGTTAGCACTGTTGCCGGCGCTAGGAAGACCCATGGGAAGCTGGTCGCTACCTTTTGTCCCTCGGAAAGAAGGACGCCCAACGATGTCTCCGGTGACTGCACACCGAACCCGAAGTAGGAAAGGAAGGTCTCCATCATGACCGCTGAGACCACTCCCAGAGTGAAGTCGATGATCAGGAATGAGGAGACGTTGGGAATTATGTGGCGGGTGATCGTCGCGAACGAGGGCACGGACATGTACTTGGCCGCCCGGACGTAGTCCAAAGAGATAACTGAGAGCGTCATTGAACGAACAACACGTGCGGTCAGCATCCACCCGAAAGCCGCCAAAAGGAAAATCAGGGTCCAAGTCGCGCCTCTTGTGCCACCGAACTTCTGCGAGATGATCGCAATAAGCAGGAACGAGGGGATGACCAGAAGCAGGTCAATGATCCACAGGATCGCCTTGTCGTAGAACCTCCCGAAGAACGCGGCCGAGGCCCCAACCAGCGCCGCAACCGTCGTCTGGATCAAGGCAACGCTAATTCCAATGACAATCGACTTGCGCAGACCCTCGATTACTAGGGCAAACAGGTCTCGACCAGTCTGTCCGGTGCCAAACCAGTGCTCAGCGCTCGGTGGCTTCAAAAATGCGGCTTTATCAACGGTGGTGTAGTCCCATCTCGCAATGTAGGGACCCACGAGTGCAAAGAGCACAATGATTAGGAAACCTACCAGACCGATGACGGCGGTTTTCTGCCGCATAAATCGACGTATCACAAGCTGGGTGCGAGTGAGCGATGCAGGTTCACCAGTCACGGCTTCAGCCGCGGCCAACTCTTGGTCCTGGAGAGCCACAGCCACCGAAGGAGTCATACCCGCCTTGGGATCGGGATTGGCTGACGTTAGACCGTCAGGATCAAGTGGTAGTTCACCCGCAGGATCAGGCTGACTTGCACCAGTGTTGTAAGAGTCTACTTCTCGCGTAATCGCGTCATCTGAGAAGTCAGGGTGCGAGGGATCGCGCGGAGCCTCATTGAACTCCTCGTTCTCACGCATTTCGTCAAAGTTCTGCTCATTGTTTTTCGCCACTGTTCGCCCCTAACTAACTCGCACGCGCGGGTCAACGACAACAGTGAACACGTCTGCAAGCATCAGCCCCATGAACGTCATTGCCGCAGAGAACGCCACGACCGCAACCGTTCCGTTGATGTCGTGTCCCTGGATCGAGGTGACGGAGTAAATACCCATGCCATGCCATGCAAACAGTTGTTCGGTGACCGTCGCGCCAGTGAACAGTCCCGCGATAACGAATGCGAAGTACGTCGCCATAGGGACCAGCGCGGTGCGCAACGCGTGCTTACGCACAGCGGCAGACTTGCGCAGACCCTTCGCGCGAGCTGTGCGCACGTAGTCTTGGCCCAAAGTATCAAGCATCAGGTTGCGCTGATATCTGGAGTAGGTCGCAATGCCACCCAGTGACATGGTGATAGTTGGCAACAGCAGGTGTTGTGCGCGATTGATTATCTCTGCGCCGGGATAGCTACCGATCTTTCCAGTCTCGCCTATGAACTCGAAGAAGCTTGTTCCGGTGGCCTGGTTGAACTTGATTGCCAGGATCTGCAAGACCGTACCGATGACGATGGTCGGGGTGGAAATCACAATCAGTGCCAGGAGTGAGATGACACGATCAGAAACCTTGTACTGCCTAGTTGCGGTCCAGGCACCGAGCGCCACACCACCAATAATGCCAACGAACGAGCCGATGAAAATCAGGCGAACTGAAACCCAAATGCGAGTTGAGAGGATCTCATTGACGGACTTCTGTGCCGGGGTATAGCCCCAGTCCCAGTGAAGAACCACGTTCTGGAGCCAAATCCAGTAACGTTCCAGGACCGGCGTATCCGGGTTGATGTTTAGCCTTGTCAGCATTGCGTTAATCGCATCGACGTCAAGGTTGGGGTTGGTGAAGTCGAACGTCGCACGGGGATTAAGTGCGGTTCCCGCTAGGAAGTACGCCAGAGACACCGCGATGAACAGCAGAACCGTGTAGTTCAGCAGTCGTCGTAATAGGTAGCGATACATATGAAATAGTCTTTCCAGTCTTTCCTGCCGCCTGCAGTCGGCAGAAACTGCATCCAAAACCCTCTGGTTCAACAGATGGGCCTTTGTTGCTGGGTACTTACCCTACCCGCAACACAAGGAAACTACTGAACCCACGACACTCAAGGTGACGTATCAGAAAGTCCGCGGGCAAGAGAATTCTGTTGATAACCGTAGATAAGGCCACCCTAAGCTCCAATGGGTGACGCAATTGCGACGGTGAAGGTGGTAACTGCCTATCGGACTCTAAGACACTCTGAGCGGGCCTTTTGGTGTTGTTCTCGTTATCAAATCCACATGAACGATCCAACATGCTTAGCCAGACCTGGCAGACAATAGTGACGTGAGTAAGGACGGGGAAGATAACGAGGAGTGCTGCGAGCAACCCTACGGCTCCCCCTTCGCCCGGAACTCACAGGCATGGCGTACTCGCTCAGTGGTAGTGGGGATGGTACTAGCGACCATTGTTACTGCTCTCTCATTGCGGCCGGTCGCAACCGCTGTTGGCCCGGTGCTAAACGAGATCACCAACGGGCTGAGCTTAAGCGCCACCGATGCAGGTCTGCTAACGGCGTTGCCCGGACTCTGTTTTGCCGTCGTGGGTTTGCTAGCCAATCGACTCACCTCATGGGCCGGAATAACAGGTTCGTTGATCCTGGCTATGTCGGTGACTACGATCGGCATGTTCGTCCGTGTCGAAGCCGGTTCCTGGGGCTGGTTCCTGTTCTTCTCGATCTTGGCCATGGCCGGCGCTGCTATCGGCAATGTGGTGCTACCCGCGTATATCAAGGCCGAGTTTCCCCGGCGAGCGGCAGCCATGTCAACGGTTTACACCACTGCTCTGGCAGCGGGTTCGACCCTACCCGTCCTATTTGCCACCTCGATCAACCAGAGCATCGAGGCAACCTCGCCAGGTCGAGGATGGCGCATGGCGCTCGGTGTATGGGGAGTATTCGGCCTTGTCGCACTGCTGGTCTGGGCCCTCCTATATATAGGAGTACCGCACTTCCGTAGGCGCGGTGAAGTCACGAACCGTTCGGGTCACTGGTGGACGATGTTCCGCTCCCCCACCGCCGTAGCGCTAATGCTGTTCTTTGGGTTGCAGTCAATGCAGGCCTACATTCAGTTCGGCTGGGCTCCATCGGCCTATCGGGCAGGTGGCCTAAGCCCGGATGCGGCCGGAGTGATGATGACAATCATCGCCCTCTGCGGTATCCCTGGTGGTCTAATTATGCCCAGCGTTGTCGCGAGAAGAAGGTGGCTTCGTCCCTCCATTGTCCTTTTCGGGCTCCTGCTTGCCAGCGGATATCTGGGAATCGCATTTGCGCCCACGTTCCTCCCCTGGCTTTGGGCTCTCTGCCTGGGGGTTTCTGGTTTCTGCTTTCCGACAGCACTCGCATTGATCATTGAGAGGACGAGAACTGCGTCTGTCACCGCCACGGTTTCAGGTTTTGTTCAACCT
The sequence above is a segment of the Actinomycetaceae bacterium MB13-C1-2 genome. Coding sequences within it:
- a CDS encoding MFS transporter, yielding MSKDGEDNEECCEQPYGSPFARNSQAWRTRSVVVGMVLATIVTALSLRPVATAVGPVLNEITNGLSLSATDAGLLTALPGLCFAVVGLLANRLTSWAGITGSLILAMSVTTIGMFVRVEAGSWGWFLFFSILAMAGAAIGNVVLPAYIKAEFPRRAAAMSTVYTTALAAGSTLPVLFATSINQSIEATSPGRGWRMALGVWGVFGLVALLVWALLYIGVPHFRRRGEVTNRSGHWWTMFRSPTAVALMLFFGLQSMQAYIQFGWAPSAYRAGGLSPDAAGVMMTIIALCGIPGGLIMPSVVARRRWLRPSIVLFGLLLASGYLGIAFAPTFLPWLWALCLGVSGFCFPTALALIIERTRTASVTATVSGFVQPVGYLLAAAGPFLVGAAFGKVGSWPPILVVLACTSVLLVASGLVATRDRFIDNELR
- a CDS encoding PH domain-containing protein; this encodes MNYQLVLRSRTGQVGAVVVGAFGLLFVVMVWGSDGPASGIAAAAIALALCYFTWFLWAWPSVTVQQTGITVRNHIRTYLVGWAALREAESSYGLYLVTVPSLSKEESKVPDEVPTGVRSARQPNYGSYPLTGGSDTPPKRIYCAGVPARGGFSSSRQKEAPVIPELYFENGPRLTMRVEPAVAVRLIEEEKLLIDHPDRRDPTHQATRRQIEGWESRSALKRLLYGQSSTSSQNVGPENTRPFTGVTTKVNYLQLGGLIATIAAALILGFTF
- a CDS encoding ABC transporter ATP-binding protein, whose translation is MSKRSKDKLPFESAALPEPSSGKPVLEVKDLHVTFPSEDGRVHAVRGINFELGNGEVLGIVGESGSGKSVTSMAIMGLLDDNAKVEGSVKLFGTEILGRSDEYMSNIRGKVLSMVFQDPLSALTPVYTIGYQLVEALQIHQKLSKSNAEARAMELLEMVGIPNPEVRFKSFPHEFSGGMRQRVMIAMAIANDPDLIICDEPTTALDVTIQAQVLELLKTAQKETGAAVIMITHDLGVVAGIADRVAVMYAGRVVEFGEVNDIFYRARMPYTIGLLGALPRPDEKSDSALATLDGNPPSMLKKPTGCPFAPRCPIATAACLNGEPVLLPVADDNRRTEDSQPGDTELSHGELGGSIHTSACIRASEIGEHEWTYKDIYPIPRHIDRESGRRDRDLREDVLKVEELRKYFPLMKGAVFKRRVGTVYAVDDISFTIKSGETMGLVGESGCGKTTTLLEILDLVKPEGGSIVVLGHDTSHLTRSEKKEVRKDLQVVFQDPMASLDPRMPISDIIGEPLKYNGFSKKQTRERVNELIELVGLEKAHLNRYPRHFSGGQRQRIGIARALALEPSLLVLDEPVSALDVSIQAGVINLLDDLKSRLGLSYLFVAHDLSVVRHIADRVSVMYLGKIVESGDVEEVFKHPRHPYTQALLSAIPVPDPELERSRSRIILSGDLPSPANPPSGCRFRTRCPLYRMLPADKQKKCEDVSPELIPRAEGVDLVTACHYPESINVFAPNDAPDSLANSILAPEANPVAI
- a CDS encoding ABC transporter permease, which translates into the protein MYRYLLRRLLNYTVLLFIAVSLAYFLAGTALNPRATFDFTNPNLDVDAINAMLTRLNINPDTPVLERYWIWLQNVVLHWDWGYTPAQKSVNEILSTRIWVSVRLIFIGSFVGIIGGVALGAWTATRQYKVSDRVISLLALIVISTPTIVIGTVLQILAIKFNQATGTSFFEFIGETGKIGSYPGAEIINRAQHLLLPTITMSLGGIATYSRYQRNLMLDTLGQDYVRTARAKGLRKSAAVRKHALRTALVPMATYFAFVIAGLFTGATVTEQLFAWHGMGIYSVTSIQGHDINGTVAVVAFSAAMTFMGLMLADVFTVVVDPRVRVS
- a CDS encoding ABC transporter permease, giving the protein MAKNNEQNFDEMRENEEFNEAPRDPSHPDFSDDAITREVDSYNTGASQPDPAGELPLDPDGLTSANPDPKAGMTPSVAVALQDQELAAAEAVTGEPASLTRTQLVIRRFMRQKTAVIGLVGFLIIVLFALVGPYIARWDYTTVDKAAFLKPPSAEHWFGTGQTGRDLFALVIEGLRKSIVIGISVALIQTTVAALVGASAAFFGRFYDKAILWIIDLLLVIPSFLLIAIISQKFGGTRGATWTLIFLLAAFGWMLTARVVRSMTLSVISLDYVRAAKYMSVPSFATITRHIIPNVSSFLIIDFTLGVVSAVMMETFLSYFGFGVQSPETSLGVLLSEGQKVATSFPWVFLAPATVLTLMLVFINFMGDGLRDAIDPTSQSGGEA
- a CDS encoding ABC transporter family substrate-binding protein, which translates into the protein MRRKVYGLAAVAAAGALALAGCSSSGGGQSGQSGDNAGALETDGDTVISDNPGINPQPRDALAQGGELRQTISAMPTYWNPIHQAGNNVDNNRIGNFTGVRNWIYAADASFVPNPNYVKDYELKVGDEAPNGKQQVILHLNEKAIWGDDTPITWKDYEATGKACGVASDEGDVAESDATEDTDAVEEEAGEVSAFECASRDGWDHWESVSQGDTEYDVVIDFKDVFPDWSAALSEVYPASGVSDADTFNTAWSTPDNKWWAGPYKFASVDEAQQTVYLEPNEKWWGEAPLLDSVSFRAADPATSAAGFANGEVDVLEGIIDAQQYLQAETRADAEIRRAGGLTWRHFTFNGDTPAISDPAVRVAVSRGVDRASITEADLAGIPDLVPADLVLENHFFMPGQEGYQDNGSEFGYDPERAQKELDELGWKLKDGDTVRTNDAGDKLTMEYVMMPDISTSKTEGELLQSQLAEIGVEVTIKNVSSDEFWEEYVFPGKFGVVAFGWQGTPYPMANIGQIYSCGENGDGNFGRNGGSNFANVCVPEIEELAAKIAVEPDHDKRVEMTNEVDKLIWENGMVLPIYQRMEMTAVPANLANFGAFGLSNVQAENIGYMK